A single Streptomyces mirabilis DNA region contains:
- a CDS encoding FAD-dependent monooxygenase — MSGASGHPVLVVGAGPVGLSAALALRAHGLPVVLLEADPQERERPGSRALFVHRETLRLLDGMRPGLAAEITAYGRTWHTRRTLYRGREVYARTFPPPSTPGLPPFTSLRQVDTERFLRTACEAAGVEFAWGARVTGVRVAPTEVVLSGADGRVWTGTYAVAADGARSAVRGELGIPMEGTRADGFHVVVDVADLPDAELPLERVFHYEHPGVGGRSVMQVPFTGGFQVDLQCRDDDTQEAYGTEEAVREWLPAVVDDGYAERVLWVSTYRFLRKVAASFSDPQRRVLLVGEAAHLFPPFGARGMNSGIADAAAAARAIADGTAAAVAGFAEVRRAAALFNSAAAGSALDHLRPHRRIVRVKQRAAAALAPVLPWCGSWLEHAPYGPRNGSPAVAGRKY; from the coding sequence GTGAGCGGCGCCTCCGGCCATCCGGTCCTCGTGGTGGGTGCCGGGCCCGTGGGGCTGTCGGCGGCGCTCGCGCTGCGCGCGCACGGGCTGCCGGTCGTGCTCCTGGAGGCGGACCCCCAGGAGCGCGAACGCCCGGGCAGCCGCGCCCTGTTCGTACACCGGGAGACCCTGCGGCTGCTCGACGGGATGCGCCCGGGGCTGGCCGCCGAGATCACGGCGTACGGGCGTACCTGGCACACCAGACGGACCCTGTACCGGGGCCGTGAGGTGTACGCCCGCACCTTCCCGCCGCCGTCCACGCCCGGCCTCCCGCCCTTCACCAGCCTGCGTCAGGTGGACACCGAGCGCTTCCTGCGCACCGCGTGCGAGGCGGCCGGAGTGGAGTTCGCGTGGGGGGCGCGGGTGACGGGGGTGCGCGTCGCACCGACGGAGGTCGTGCTCAGCGGCGCGGACGGCCGCGTCTGGACGGGCACGTACGCCGTCGCCGCGGACGGGGCACGCTCGGCGGTCCGGGGCGAGCTGGGCATCCCGATGGAGGGGACGCGCGCGGACGGCTTCCACGTCGTCGTGGACGTCGCCGACCTGCCGGACGCCGAGCTGCCGTTGGAGCGGGTCTTCCACTACGAGCATCCGGGGGTGGGCGGCCGCAGTGTGATGCAGGTGCCGTTCACCGGGGGCTTCCAGGTCGACCTGCAGTGCCGTGACGACGACACGCAGGAGGCGTACGGGACCGAGGAGGCCGTACGGGAATGGCTGCCCGCGGTGGTGGACGACGGGTACGCCGAGCGCGTTCTGTGGGTGTCGACGTACCGCTTCCTGCGCAAGGTCGCCGCCTCGTTCAGCGACCCGCAGCGGCGGGTGCTGCTCGTCGGCGAGGCCGCCCACCTGTTCCCGCCGTTCGGCGCGCGCGGGATGAACAGCGGGATCGCGGACGCGGCGGCGGCCGCGCGGGCGATCGCCGACGGGACGGCCGCCGCGGTCGCCGGGTTCGCCGAGGTCCGGCGGGCGGCGGCCCTGTTCAACAGCGCGGCCGCCGGCAGCGCGCTGGACCATCTGCGGCCGCACCGCCGGATCGTCCGGGTCAAGCAGCGGGCGGCGGCGGCGCTCGCGCCCGTGCTGCCGTGGTGCGGTTCCTGGCTGGAGCACGCGCCGTACGGGCCACGGAACGGTTCGCCCGCTGTCGCGGGCCGCAAGTACTGA